The following proteins are co-located in the Sulfitobacter guttiformis genome:
- a CDS encoding tellurite resistance TerB family protein: MQNDPSLTLSAQDCLVAVMIAVSASDEHIGTTELIKIQTAVTLLPIFADFDQDRIKTVSQMVFDLFEQEDGLDALFGLVREALPDRLNETAYALACDVAAADGKLEEAEMRILEEIRYELNIDRLHAAAIERGARARHLT; the protein is encoded by the coding sequence ATGCAAAACGACCCCTCCCTTACGCTTAGCGCACAGGATTGTCTTGTGGCCGTAATGATCGCCGTTTCCGCCTCGGACGAACATATTGGCACCACAGAGCTTATCAAGATCCAGACGGCTGTCACCCTGCTCCCGATCTTTGCCGATTTCGACCAAGACCGGATCAAGACCGTCAGCCAGATGGTATTCGATCTGTTCGAGCAAGAAGACGGCCTAGATGCTCTATTCGGTTTGGTGCGCGAGGCCCTGCCCGATCGCCTGAACGAGACCGCATATGCACTGGCTTGCGATGTTGCCGCAGCCGATGGCAAGCTTGAGGAAGCCGAGATGCGTATTCTCGAAGAAATCCGCTATGAGCTGAATATTGACCGGTTGCACGCTGCAGCGATTGAACGCGGAGCCCGCGCACGCCACCTCACCTGA
- a CDS encoding lysine--tRNA ligase: MSEMRDAAMQSKAWPFEEARRLLKRYQGKAPEKGYVLFETGYGPSGLPHIGTFGEVARTTMIRRAFEAISDIPTRLVCFSDDLDGMRKVPSNVPNPEALIEHLQLPLTSVPDPFGEFESFGHHNNAMLRRFLDTFGFEYEFISATEFYASGQFDEILMRAAEKYDEIMEVMLKSLREERRQTYSIFLPIHPVTGRVMYVPMKSVDAKAGTITFDTDEGEEMTLPVTGGNVKLQWKPDFGARWAALGVDFEMYGKDHSTNTPIYDSICRILGARAPEHFSYELFLDQDGHKISKTSGNGLSIDEWLTYASAESLSYFMYLKPKTAKRMYFDVIPKAVDEYHQQLRAYETQDIKGQLNNPVWHIHGGDVPKSDMVVPFSMLLNLASVSSAEDKAQLWGFIQRYAPEATPETNPGMDAAAAFAVRYFNDFVKPEKVFRTPSELEREALIDLRAQLSEWDGGLDADALQTMVFAVGKERFDPLRDWFTALYEVLLGASQGPRFGGFIALYGVEETVALIDNALAGKLTAV; this comes from the coding sequence ATGTCTGAGATGCGGGATGCAGCAATGCAGAGCAAAGCGTGGCCTTTTGAAGAAGCGCGCCGCCTGCTCAAACGCTATCAGGGTAAAGCGCCTGAGAAGGGGTATGTCCTGTTCGAAACAGGCTATGGCCCCTCCGGACTGCCGCATATCGGAACCTTTGGCGAGGTTGCCCGGACAACGATGATCCGCCGCGCATTCGAGGCGATCAGCGACATTCCTACCCGCCTTGTTTGCTTTTCCGACGATCTTGACGGCATGCGGAAGGTGCCGAGCAATGTCCCGAATCCGGAGGCGTTGATCGAGCATTTGCAGCTGCCGCTGACATCTGTGCCTGATCCGTTTGGCGAGTTCGAAAGCTTTGGGCATCATAACAATGCAATGCTGCGGCGGTTTCTCGATACCTTTGGTTTTGAATATGAGTTTATCTCGGCCACTGAATTCTATGCTTCCGGCCAGTTCGACGAGATTCTGATGCGCGCCGCTGAAAAATACGATGAGATCATGGAAGTCATGCTCAAATCTCTTCGCGAGGAACGGCGTCAGACCTATTCCATCTTCCTGCCGATCCATCCGGTGACCGGTCGAGTGATGTATGTGCCGATGAAATCGGTGGATGCAAAGGCGGGGACGATCACTTTTGACACCGATGAAGGCGAGGAGATGACCCTTCCGGTGACGGGCGGTAATGTAAAGCTGCAATGGAAACCCGATTTCGGGGCGCGTTGGGCGGCCCTCGGGGTCGATTTCGAGATGTACGGCAAGGATCACAGTACCAACACGCCGATCTACGATTCGATTTGTCGTATCCTTGGCGCGCGTGCGCCGGAGCATTTCAGCTATGAGTTGTTCCTTGATCAGGACGGGCACAAGATTTCAAAGACTTCCGGCAACGGACTGTCGATAGACGAATGGCTTACCTATGCCAGTGCGGAATCTCTGTCGTATTTTATGTATCTCAAGCCCAAGACGGCCAAGCGGATGTATTTCGATGTGATCCCTAAGGCGGTGGACGAATACCACCAGCAGTTGCGCGCCTATGAGACCCAGGACATCAAAGGCCAGCTCAACAATCCCGTCTGGCACATCCACGGCGGCGATGTGCCGAAATCGGATATGGTTGTACCATTCTCGATGTTGCTCAACCTCGCCTCTGTTTCGTCGGCAGAGGATAAGGCCCAACTGTGGGGCTTTATCCAGCGCTATGCACCCGAGGCAACACCTGAAACGAACCCCGGCATGGACGCAGCCGCAGCATTTGCGGTGCGCTACTTCAATGATTTCGTGAAGCCCGAAAAGGTATTCCGAACGCCCAGCGAACTGGAACGTGAGGCGCTGATCGATCTGCGCGCGCAACTGTCTGAGTGGGATGGCGGCCTTGATGCAGATGCGTTGCAGACGATGGTGTTTGCCGTGGGCAAGGAGCGTTTTGATCCGCTTCGCGACTGGTTTACTGCCCTCTATGAAGTGCTTCTTGGCGCGTCGCAGGGGCCACGGTTTGGCGGGTTTATCGCCCTTTATGGCGTTGAGGAAACAGTCGCGCTGATTGACAACGCGTTGGCTGGAAAATTGACAGCAGTGTGA